The Urbifossiella limnaea genome has a window encoding:
- a CDS encoding FG-GAP-like repeat-containing protein: MTRQLRPELLEDRSVPAAVGALDPSFDTDGLVRTTFGATDTGSAVAVQPDGKVVVAGLTTNGNDVAVVRYNPDGSLDTSFDTDGKATYDLGAGILTPQITGLALQDDGKIVICGYGNIGGDDDFVVVRLNANGSADTTFSADGRATRNFAGGGTNDDQAFGVAVLGTGATRKIILVGSSDQTTAGTGFDFAVASFNDNGTTDTAFNAGGTPGRLTRTLGGTDRGRAVAIDSADRIVVAGFTNGGGTNDFGVLRVLPAGTVDVAFNGTGTQTVNFGADDQATSVAVRPDDRIVVGGFSDAGFADFAVAQLTATGLQDTAGFNPTGAGAVGSAPGRFTFNFGALGVVERANAIALQPDDKIVLAGFSAINATGGNPNDFAVARVTADGKLDTSFATDGRATADFGADDQGAGAAIDNNGRVVVAGFTTSNNDFAVARFVGSVEKGDRVVVGGSTNGAAQGFDPNAAGVLPAVQTFTGAPFGAVAANVRTAVGDVDGDGIDDAILVTGPGVAIRVAVLSGADGATLLVNPFDPFGGGFTGGGFVTAGDFDLDGKAEFIVTPDEGGGPRVSIFTRNADGTTTTKANFFGIDDADFRGGARAATGDVDGDGTPDLAVAAGFGGGPRVALFDGGTVFGTPTRIVGDFFAFPGTDAVNLRNGAFVAAGDVDGDGFADLAFGGGPGGAPRVFVLSGALVSAGNVGGAQAAPVLNFFVANDTDDRGGVRVALADLDGDQKADVLAGSGQNRPAGVRVYLGKNITGSAEPATFQDLALFGGAVLPGGVFVG; the protein is encoded by the coding sequence ATGACACGCCAGCTCCGCCCCGAGTTGCTTGAGGACCGCAGCGTCCCCGCCGCGGTCGGTGCCCTCGACCCGTCGTTCGACACCGACGGCCTCGTCCGCACGACATTCGGAGCCACCGACACGGGTAGCGCCGTCGCCGTCCAGCCCGACGGCAAGGTCGTCGTCGCCGGGCTCACCACCAACGGCAACGACGTGGCCGTCGTCCGTTACAACCCCGACGGAAGCCTCGACACCAGCTTCGACACCGACGGCAAGGCCACCTACGACCTGGGGGCCGGCATCCTCACCCCGCAGATTACCGGCCTGGCCCTCCAGGACGACGGCAAGATCGTCATCTGCGGGTACGGCAACATCGGCGGCGACGACGACTTCGTCGTGGTCCGACTCAACGCCAACGGCAGCGCGGACACGACGTTCAGCGCCGACGGCCGGGCCACCCGCAACTTCGCCGGCGGCGGCACCAACGACGACCAGGCGTTCGGCGTGGCCGTCCTCGGCACCGGCGCGACGCGGAAGATCATCCTCGTCGGGTCCTCCGACCAGACGACCGCTGGCACCGGGTTCGACTTCGCGGTCGCGTCATTCAACGACAACGGCACCACCGACACCGCCTTCAACGCCGGCGGCACCCCCGGCCGGCTGACCCGCACCCTCGGCGGCACCGACCGCGGCCGGGCCGTCGCCATCGACAGCGCCGACCGCATCGTCGTGGCCGGGTTCACCAACGGCGGCGGCACGAACGACTTCGGCGTCCTCCGCGTCCTGCCCGCCGGGACCGTCGACGTCGCCTTCAACGGCACCGGCACTCAGACAGTGAACTTCGGCGCCGACGACCAGGCCACCAGCGTGGCCGTCCGGCCCGACGACCGCATCGTCGTCGGCGGGTTCAGCGACGCCGGGTTCGCCGACTTCGCCGTCGCCCAACTCACCGCGACCGGGTTGCAGGACACCGCCGGGTTCAACCCCACCGGCGCCGGCGCCGTCGGCAGCGCCCCCGGCCGGTTCACCTTCAACTTCGGCGCCCTCGGCGTGGTCGAGCGCGCCAACGCCATCGCCCTCCAGCCGGACGACAAGATCGTGCTCGCCGGGTTCAGCGCCATCAACGCCACCGGCGGCAACCCGAACGACTTCGCCGTCGCCCGGGTCACCGCCGACGGCAAGCTCGACACCAGCTTCGCCACCGACGGCCGGGCCACCGCCGACTTCGGCGCCGACGACCAGGGCGCCGGCGCGGCCATCGACAACAACGGCCGCGTCGTCGTGGCCGGGTTCACCACCAGCAACAACGACTTCGCCGTGGCCCGGTTCGTCGGTTCGGTCGAGAAGGGGGACCGGGTCGTGGTCGGCGGGTCAACGAACGGCGCCGCCCAGGGCTTCGACCCGAACGCCGCGGGCGTCCTCCCGGCCGTGCAGACGTTCACGGGGGCGCCGTTCGGCGCCGTCGCCGCGAACGTCCGCACCGCGGTCGGCGACGTGGACGGCGACGGCATCGACGACGCCATCCTGGTGACCGGGCCGGGCGTGGCCATTCGCGTGGCGGTGCTCAGCGGGGCCGACGGCGCCACTCTGCTGGTCAACCCGTTCGACCCGTTCGGCGGCGGCTTCACCGGCGGCGGGTTCGTCACCGCCGGCGACTTCGACCTCGACGGCAAGGCCGAGTTCATCGTGACCCCGGACGAGGGGGGCGGCCCGCGGGTGAGCATCTTCACCCGCAACGCCGACGGCACCACCACCACGAAGGCCAACTTCTTCGGCATCGACGACGCCGACTTCCGCGGCGGCGCCCGCGCCGCGACCGGCGACGTGGACGGCGACGGCACCCCCGACCTGGCGGTGGCGGCCGGGTTCGGCGGCGGGCCGCGGGTGGCCCTGTTCGACGGCGGCACCGTGTTCGGCACCCCGACCCGGATCGTGGGCGACTTCTTCGCCTTCCCCGGCACCGACGCCGTGAACCTCCGCAACGGGGCGTTCGTGGCCGCCGGCGACGTGGACGGCGACGGGTTCGCCGACCTGGCGTTCGGCGGCGGCCCCGGCGGCGCCCCGCGGGTGTTCGTGCTGAGCGGCGCGCTGGTGAGCGCCGGCAACGTGGGCGGGGCGCAGGCGGCGCCGGTGCTGAACTTCTTCGTGGCGAACGACACCGACGACCGCGGCGGGGTGCGGGTGGCCTTGGCCGACCTGGACGGCGACCAGAAGGCGGACGTGCTGGCCGGCAGCGGCCAGAACCGGCCGGCGGGGGTGCGGGTGTACCTCGGCAAGAACATTACCGGTTCGGCCGAGCCGGCGACGTTCCAGGATCTGGCGTTGTTCGGCGGCGCCGTCCTGCCGGGCGGGGTGTTCGTGGGGTAA
- a CDS encoding prepilin-type N-terminal cleavage/methylation domain-containing protein, with product MTRRAMTLVELLLVIAIVGVLIGLLIPAVQGVRAAAAQSRCANQLRQLVLGLHTAAGSHNGRLPRADARLLVSAHTYAEDNIFITTLPYLEAYPISRSDIKAMDRRVPILICPLDPTAYVTDASLPITSYAGNAHVFQGIPFLDRTIPDGLSNTILFAEHHAFECGPDEAQFWFRMSKVGYPVRRATFADRGPIDLLYPSESDVYPVSDAANLGRTVASRRGRTFQVRPPAPYTRNCDPRIPQTGHPTAMPVGLGDGSVRHLRASIDEAVFWGAVTPAGGEVLADW from the coding sequence ATGACACGCCGGGCCATGACGCTGGTGGAACTCCTACTGGTCATCGCGATCGTGGGCGTCTTGATCGGCCTCCTGATTCCGGCAGTTCAGGGCGTGCGGGCTGCGGCCGCTCAGTCCAGGTGCGCCAACCAACTCCGGCAACTCGTACTCGGCCTCCACACTGCGGCGGGCAGCCATAACGGTCGCCTGCCGCGCGCCGACGCGCGCCTGCTCGTCTCAGCGCACACCTACGCCGAGGACAATATCTTCATTACGACGCTGCCGTACCTTGAGGCCTATCCGATCAGCCGATCGGACATCAAGGCGATGGACCGCCGAGTTCCCATCTTAATCTGCCCGCTCGACCCGACTGCATACGTCACCGACGCAAGTCTGCCGATCACGAGCTACGCCGGAAACGCCCACGTCTTCCAAGGCATCCCGTTCCTCGACCGGACGATTCCCGACGGCCTGTCGAATACCATCCTCTTCGCAGAGCACCACGCCTTCGAGTGCGGCCCGGACGAGGCACAATTCTGGTTCCGCATGTCCAAGGTGGGGTACCCTGTCCGCCGCGCGACGTTCGCGGACCGTGGCCCGATCGATTTGTTGTATCCGTCGGAGAGCGACGTATACCCGGTCTCCGACGCGGCGAATCTGGGCCGAACGGTCGCCAGCCGGCGCGGGCGGACGTTCCAGGTCCGCCCGCCGGCGCCTTACACCCGGAACTGCGACCCCCGCATCCCTCAAACCGGCCACCCGACGGCGATGCCCGTCGGGCTCGGCGACGGCTCGGTGCGCCACCTCCGCGCCAGTATCGATGAGGCCGTGTTCTGGGGCGCCGTCACCCCGGCCGGCGGCGAGGTACTCGCCGACTGGTAG
- a CDS encoding serine/threonine-protein kinase, with translation MPAPASVPELLDRLRRSGLVPPDRLDGFVAGLAASGQSPATPAALLDRMVDAGMITRFHADKLAAGKYKGFQIGSYLILDQLGTGGMGQVYLAEHASMRRLVALKVLPVFAADDAVARERFLREARAAATLDHPNVVRVFDLCQEGRLLYLVMEYVEGISLQALVARTGPLDVTAACHYARQVLYGLQHAHDLGFVHRDIKPANLLLDRSGVVKILDLGLVRSQADVPGGLTCKLDNRTILGTADYVAPEQAVDSSNVDIRADLYSLGATLYFLLAGRTLFPDGRTAQKLVWQQIKEPVPVGRFRPEVPAGLADVVHTLLQKRPEDRFRTPAEAFEALAPWDDADVAVPPDEWMPPLPARVQASRTASAPGPVRASGSTSQILTIAMRSGTGLARRPNDPGSTAVGTGSGMRRADPSAETAAQANDTLGDTPGPPRRPRERKGFPLLVWVVVCAAAAAAAATAAVVTAMR, from the coding sequence ATGCCGGCACCCGCGTCCGTCCCCGAACTCCTCGACCGGCTCCGCCGCAGCGGCCTCGTGCCGCCCGACCGGCTCGACGGCTTCGTCGCCGGCCTCGCCGCGTCCGGCCAGTCGCCCGCCACGCCCGCCGCCCTGCTCGACCGCATGGTCGACGCCGGGATGATCACGCGGTTCCACGCCGACAAGCTCGCCGCCGGGAAGTACAAGGGCTTCCAGATCGGCAGCTACCTGATCCTCGACCAGCTCGGCACCGGCGGCATGGGCCAGGTGTACCTCGCCGAGCACGCCTCGATGCGGCGGCTCGTCGCGCTCAAGGTGCTGCCGGTGTTCGCCGCCGACGACGCGGTGGCCCGCGAGCGGTTCCTGCGCGAGGCCCGCGCCGCCGCCACGCTCGACCACCCGAACGTCGTCCGCGTCTTCGACCTGTGCCAGGAAGGCCGGCTGCTCTACCTCGTGATGGAGTACGTGGAGGGGATCAGCCTCCAGGCGCTGGTGGCGCGCACCGGCCCGCTCGACGTGACGGCCGCGTGTCACTACGCCCGGCAGGTGCTGTACGGCCTCCAGCACGCGCACGACCTCGGCTTCGTCCACCGCGACATCAAGCCGGCGAACCTGCTGCTGGACCGCTCCGGCGTGGTGAAGATTCTCGACCTCGGCCTGGTCCGCTCCCAGGCCGACGTCCCCGGCGGGCTGACGTGCAAGCTCGACAACCGCACCATCCTCGGCACCGCCGACTACGTGGCCCCCGAGCAGGCGGTGGACAGCTCGAACGTGGACATCCGGGCCGACCTGTACTCGCTCGGCGCGACGCTGTACTTCCTGCTCGCCGGCCGGACGCTGTTCCCCGACGGGCGGACGGCGCAGAAGCTGGTGTGGCAGCAGATCAAGGAGCCGGTGCCGGTCGGCCGGTTCCGGCCGGAGGTGCCGGCGGGGCTGGCGGACGTGGTTCACACGCTGCTGCAGAAGCGGCCCGAGGACCGCTTCCGGACGCCGGCGGAGGCGTTCGAGGCGCTGGCCCCGTGGGACGACGCCGACGTGGCGGTGCCGCCGGACGAGTGGATGCCGCCGCTGCCGGCGCGGGTGCAGGCCTCGCGCACCGCCAGCGCCCCCGGCCCCGTGCGGGCGTCGGGCAGCACGTCGCAAATCCTGACGATCGCGATGCGGAGCGGCACCGGGCTGGCGCGCCGGCCGAACGACCCCGGCTCGACCGCAGTCGGCACCGGCTCCGGGATGCGCCGGGCCGACCCGTCGGCGGAGACGGCGGCGCAGGCGAACGACACGCTCGGCGACACGCCGGGGCCGCCGCGCCGCCCGCGGGAGCGGAAGGGGTTTCCGCTGCTGGTGTGGGTCGTGGTGTGCGCCGCGGCGGCGGCCGCCGCCGCGACCGCGGCGGTGGTGACGGCGATGCGGTAG
- the panD gene encoding aspartate 1-decarboxylase, which translates to MQRVMMKSKLHRATVTAADLHYEGSITLDADLLDAADIFPNEQVHVWDVTNGARLVTYALRGERGSGVVQVNGAGAHLIRPGDVVIIATYAVLEDQEARAHEPLVVLVDAKNRPKDMRQIV; encoded by the coding sequence ATGCAGCGGGTGATGATGAAGTCGAAGCTCCACCGGGCGACCGTGACCGCGGCCGACCTCCACTACGAGGGGAGCATCACGCTCGACGCCGACCTCCTGGACGCGGCCGACATTTTCCCGAACGAGCAGGTCCACGTGTGGGACGTGACCAACGGGGCGCGGCTGGTGACCTACGCGCTGCGCGGCGAGCGCGGCAGCGGGGTGGTGCAGGTGAACGGCGCCGGGGCACACCTGATCCGCCCCGGCGACGTGGTGATTATTGCGACCTACGCGGTGCTGGAGGACCAGGAGGCGCGGGCGCACGAGCCGCTAGTGGTGCTCGTGGACGCGAAGAACCGGCCGAAGGACATGCGGCAGATCGTCTGA
- a CDS encoding PQQ-dependent sugar dehydrogenase, translated as MTRRAVPLAGLAALAAAVLAVRTDAPAADHPIPAPLAAAPPTRFECRWADTPISLDGKADDAAWAHAQPIDSFHLPWLKEKARLSRTATKARLLWDREYLYFFAEMEDSDLRAAVKEHDGDTWNDDVFELFFRPDRGKAGYYEFQVNALNTKFDAFFPKLNFDDFQKQKKAGDFHIESRVKVDGPLNAAKAGGAKGWAVEGRIPWTDFLKTGGRPAPGESWAFNLCRFDYHQGWDGPELSCVAPIREKKLSAFFHQTEDFADLKFVGPDARTSAQPVGLESLPPLTTSTVVGFPDPPPPYRAVRGIADYRPGYPIQVKPVPGTDQMLLLTQPRSYGPTTLWRFTHHGASAKDAVKLLDTPHEGTATDFTFHPKFAENGYVYVGWNGGAKGTKKKCHVTRYTMQTKAPYALDAASAATIIEWESDGHNGLAMCFGNDGKFYVTSGDGTSDSDTNNVGQKPDSILAKVLRIDVDRPAAGKQYSVPADNPFVTDARFVPETWAYGTRNPWRITCDPVSGQIWLGQNGQDLWEYAHLVKKGDNYGWSVTEGSYPFFPQRKAGPTPVTPPTVEHSHAEARSLTGGVVYRGTKLPELVGAYIYGDYSTGHIWAVKHDGTRLLWHKKIAVTTLKITAFALDARGELLICDHAADGTGGFFTLEPNPAPADTGFPRTLSASGLFASVRDHTMAAGVLPYSVNAPFWSDGLFKVRYLALPGGTGVGYKGNRGWSFPDGTVIVKSFAIDHVDRGPNARRWVETRFLTRQGGEWYGYSYEWNAEGTDATLLPAAGADREFVRRTPNGGEKVAWHYPSRAECMVCHSRAQEYVLGLCTSQLNRTQDYGGRPENQVRAFERLGLFRHDWAGEAKGRVKGAENGQQPGQREPRPSSLFTRFPTDMTALVDPYDAKQPLDARARSWLHVNCSSCHVEAGGGNAAMELEFTRELDKMRILDVKPLHQTFDLPDAKLVAPGHPERSVLVHRLGLRGPGQMPPLASTKVDERGAALMREWVRSLKK; from the coding sequence ATGACACGCCGCGCCGTCCCCCTCGCCGGCCTCGCCGCCCTCGCCGCCGCGGTGCTCGCCGTCCGCACCGACGCGCCGGCCGCGGACCACCCCATTCCCGCGCCGCTCGCCGCGGCGCCGCCGACGCGCTTCGAGTGCCGCTGGGCCGACACGCCGATTAGCCTCGACGGCAAGGCCGACGACGCCGCCTGGGCGCACGCCCAGCCGATCGACTCGTTCCACCTGCCGTGGCTGAAGGAGAAGGCCCGGCTGTCGCGCACGGCCACGAAGGCCAGGCTGCTGTGGGACCGCGAGTACCTGTACTTCTTCGCCGAGATGGAGGACAGCGACCTCCGCGCCGCCGTGAAGGAGCACGACGGCGACACGTGGAACGACGACGTGTTCGAACTGTTCTTCCGCCCCGACCGCGGCAAGGCCGGCTACTACGAGTTCCAGGTGAACGCCCTCAACACCAAGTTCGACGCCTTCTTCCCGAAGCTGAACTTCGACGACTTCCAGAAGCAGAAGAAGGCCGGCGACTTCCACATCGAGTCGCGGGTGAAGGTGGACGGCCCGCTGAACGCGGCGAAGGCCGGCGGCGCGAAGGGGTGGGCCGTCGAGGGGCGCATCCCGTGGACCGACTTCCTCAAGACCGGCGGCCGCCCCGCGCCCGGCGAGAGCTGGGCGTTCAACCTGTGCCGGTTCGACTACCACCAGGGTTGGGACGGCCCCGAGCTGTCGTGCGTGGCCCCGATCCGCGAGAAGAAACTGAGCGCGTTCTTCCACCAGACGGAAGACTTCGCCGACCTCAAGTTCGTCGGCCCCGACGCCCGCACGTCGGCGCAGCCGGTCGGGCTCGAATCTCTGCCGCCGCTGACGACCAGCACCGTCGTCGGCTTCCCCGACCCGCCGCCGCCGTACCGGGCCGTGCGGGGCATCGCCGACTACCGGCCCGGCTACCCGATCCAGGTGAAGCCGGTGCCGGGCACCGACCAGATGTTGCTTCTTACGCAGCCGCGGAGCTACGGCCCGACGACGCTGTGGCGCTTCACCCACCACGGCGCCAGCGCGAAGGACGCCGTGAAGCTGCTCGACACGCCGCACGAGGGCACGGCGACGGACTTCACCTTCCACCCGAAGTTCGCCGAGAACGGCTACGTGTACGTCGGCTGGAACGGCGGCGCGAAGGGGACGAAGAAGAAGTGCCACGTCACCCGCTACACCATGCAGACGAAGGCGCCGTACGCGCTCGACGCGGCCAGCGCCGCCACCATCATCGAGTGGGAGTCCGACGGGCACAACGGGCTCGCGATGTGCTTCGGCAACGACGGCAAGTTCTACGTGACCAGCGGCGACGGCACCTCCGACTCCGACACGAACAACGTGGGCCAGAAGCCCGACAGCATCCTGGCAAAGGTGTTGCGCATCGACGTGGACCGCCCCGCGGCCGGGAAGCAGTACAGCGTGCCGGCGGACAACCCGTTCGTGACCGACGCGCGGTTCGTGCCCGAGACGTGGGCCTACGGGACGCGCAACCCGTGGCGCATCACCTGCGACCCGGTGAGCGGCCAAATCTGGCTCGGGCAGAACGGGCAAGACCTGTGGGAGTACGCCCACCTCGTGAAGAAGGGCGACAACTACGGCTGGAGCGTGACCGAGGGGAGCTACCCGTTCTTCCCGCAGCGGAAGGCCGGGCCGACGCCGGTGACGCCGCCGACGGTCGAGCACTCGCACGCCGAGGCGCGGTCGCTCACCGGCGGCGTCGTGTACCGCGGCACGAAGCTACCCGAGTTGGTGGGCGCCTACATCTACGGCGACTACAGCACGGGCCACATCTGGGCCGTGAAGCACGACGGCACGCGCCTCCTGTGGCACAAGAAGATCGCCGTCACGACGCTGAAGATCACCGCGTTCGCGCTCGACGCCCGCGGCGAACTGCTGATCTGCGACCACGCCGCGGACGGGACGGGCGGGTTCTTCACGCTCGAACCGAACCCCGCGCCCGCCGACACCGGCTTCCCGCGCACGCTGTCCGCGAGCGGGCTGTTCGCGTCGGTCCGCGACCACACGATGGCGGCGGGCGTGCTGCCGTATTCGGTGAACGCGCCGTTCTGGTCCGACGGGCTGTTCAAGGTCCGCTACCTCGCCCTGCCCGGCGGCACCGGGGTGGGCTACAAGGGGAACCGCGGCTGGTCGTTCCCCGACGGCACGGTGATCGTGAAGAGCTTCGCCATCGACCACGTCGACCGCGGGCCGAACGCGCGCCGGTGGGTGGAGACGCGCTTCCTGACGCGGCAGGGCGGCGAGTGGTACGGCTACAGCTACGAGTGGAACGCGGAGGGCACCGACGCGACGCTGCTGCCGGCGGCGGGCGCCGACCGCGAGTTCGTGCGGCGCACGCCGAACGGCGGCGAGAAGGTGGCGTGGCACTATCCGAGCCGGGCCGAATGCATGGTGTGCCACAGCCGGGCGCAGGAGTACGTGCTCGGCCTCTGCACGTCGCAGCTGAACCGCACCCAGGACTACGGCGGCCGGCCGGAGAACCAGGTGCGGGCGTTCGAGCGGCTGGGCTTGTTCCGCCACGACTGGGCCGGCGAGGCGAAGGGCCGCGTGAAGGGCGCCGAGAACGGTCAGCAGCCGGGGCAGCGCGAGCCGCGGCCGTCGTCGCTGTTCACGCGCTTCCCGACCGACATGACGGCGCTGGTGGACCCCTACGACGCGAAGCAGCCGCTGGACGCGCGGGCGCGGTCGTGGCTGCACGTGAACTGCTCGTCGTGCCACGTCGAGGCCGGCGGCGGCAACGCGGCGATGGAGCTGGAGTTCACGCGGGAGCTCGACAAGATGCGGATTCTCGACGTGAAGCCGCTGCACCAGACGTTCGACCTGCCGGACGCGAAGCTGGTGGCGCCGGGCCACCCGGAGCGGAGCGTGCTGGTCCACCGGCTGGGCCTGCGCGGCCCGGGTCAGATGCCGCCGCTGGCGAGCACGAAGGTGGACGAGCGCGGCGCCGCGCTGATGCGCGAGTGGGTGAGGTCGCTGAAGAAGTGA
- a CDS encoding HAD family hydrolase, with the protein MPLPFEVLNPRVRRGPFRAALFDFDGTLSLIREGWPRVMIGMMVERLGALGLVREPADEVWGLVERFVMELNGHPTVVQMARFADEIRTRGGEPEPADVYLQDYLDRLMRVVRQRWDVLERGIARPAAWVVPNAHAVLDSLQSHGVPLFLASGTDRDAVVYEGALLDVLTPFGPRVFAPCPADPTFSKGRVAADLLRDLDLGGDELLGFGDGVVETKEVKRVGGVMVGVASAEPGESGVHPGKRERLAAAGADVIVPDYGCQAALLRWLWGED; encoded by the coding sequence ATGCCGCTGCCGTTCGAGGTGCTGAACCCGCGCGTCCGCCGCGGGCCGTTCCGCGCCGCCCTGTTCGACTTCGACGGCACGCTGTCCCTCATCCGCGAGGGCTGGCCGCGCGTCATGATCGGCATGATGGTGGAACGCCTCGGCGCCCTGGGGTTGGTCCGCGAGCCGGCCGACGAGGTGTGGGGGCTCGTCGAGCGCTTCGTGATGGAGCTGAACGGCCACCCGACGGTGGTGCAGATGGCCCGCTTCGCCGACGAAATCCGGACCCGCGGCGGCGAACCCGAGCCGGCCGACGTGTACTTGCAGGACTACCTCGACCGGCTGATGCGCGTCGTGCGGCAGCGGTGGGACGTGCTCGAGCGCGGCATCGCCCGCCCGGCCGCGTGGGTGGTGCCGAACGCTCACGCGGTGCTCGATTCGCTCCAGTCGCACGGCGTGCCGCTGTTCCTGGCCAGCGGCACCGACCGCGACGCCGTCGTGTACGAGGGGGCGCTGCTGGACGTGCTGACGCCGTTCGGCCCGCGGGTGTTCGCCCCCTGCCCCGCCGACCCGACGTTCTCGAAGGGCCGCGTCGCCGCCGACCTCCTCCGCGACCTCGACCTCGGCGGCGACGAGTTGCTCGGCTTCGGCGACGGGGTGGTGGAGACGAAGGAGGTGAAGCGGGTGGGCGGCGTGATGGTCGGCGTGGCGAGTGCGGAGCCGGGCGAGTCGGGGGTTCACCCCGGGAAGCGCGAGCGGCTGGCCGCGGCGGGGGCGGACGTGATCGTGCCGGACTACGGCTGCCAGGCGGCGCTGCTGCGGTGGCTGTGGGGGGAGGATTGA
- a CDS encoding YgfZ/GcvT domain-containing protein — translation MTPDYAAALESAALFDRSATGKLVAGGDDAPMFLGNLSTNDIKNLPLGGGCEAYFCDPRAKVQFAAWVYHVRLGTEHALWVETTPGRGGELLKYLDRYLISERVELADRTADFAQLHLAGPAAKAVLEKALADAVPDLPEFAHVERTFGSHLVASVRRRDPLGLPGYDLVCLADKAEGLRGLLEAAGAVPGTAETFEVLRIEAGTPVFGPDIDATRFVMEVGNAARAVSYAKGCFLGQEPIVMARDRAGHVNRAFSAVKVLQGGPLPPGTKLLRDGQEVGVVTSSCHSPRLGAPVALGYLKWKHQDAGTVMEAGGRPVEVLGLPPVK, via the coding sequence ATGACCCCCGACTACGCCGCCGCGCTCGAATCCGCCGCGCTGTTCGACCGCTCCGCGACCGGCAAGCTCGTCGCCGGCGGCGACGACGCGCCGATGTTCCTCGGCAACCTGTCCACGAACGACATCAAGAACCTGCCGCTCGGCGGCGGCTGCGAGGCGTACTTCTGCGACCCGCGGGCGAAGGTACAGTTCGCCGCGTGGGTCTACCACGTCCGCCTCGGCACCGAACACGCCCTGTGGGTCGAGACGACGCCCGGCCGCGGCGGCGAACTGCTGAAGTACCTCGACCGCTACCTCATCTCGGAGCGCGTCGAGCTGGCCGACCGCACCGCCGACTTCGCGCAACTCCACCTCGCCGGCCCCGCCGCGAAGGCCGTGCTGGAAAAGGCACTCGCCGACGCCGTGCCCGACCTGCCGGAGTTCGCCCACGTCGAACGCACCTTCGGCAGCCACCTCGTCGCCAGCGTCCGCCGCCGCGACCCGCTCGGGCTGCCCGGCTACGATCTCGTCTGCCTGGCAGACAAGGCCGAGGGGTTGCGTGGCTTGCTCGAAGCGGCGGGGGCCGTGCCCGGGACGGCGGAGACGTTCGAGGTGCTGCGGATCGAGGCCGGGACGCCGGTGTTCGGCCCGGACATCGACGCGACGCGGTTCGTGATGGAGGTCGGCAACGCGGCCCGCGCCGTCAGCTACGCGAAGGGCTGCTTCCTGGGGCAGGAGCCGATCGTGATGGCCCGCGACCGGGCGGGGCACGTCAACCGGGCGTTCTCGGCGGTAAAGGTGCTGCAGGGCGGGCCGCTGCCGCCGGGCACGAAGCTGCTCCGCGACGGGCAGGAGGTCGGCGTCGTGACGTCGAGCTGTCACTCGCCGCGGCTCGGGGCGCCGGTGGCGCTGGGCTACCTGAAGTGGAAGCACCAGGACGCCGGCACCGTGATGGAGGCCGGCGGCCGCCCCGTCGAGGTGCTGGGGCTGCCGCCGGTGAAGTAG
- a CDS encoding 3-keto-disaccharide hydrolase: MRHLLVALVAAAGTASAQPPGGFTPIFNGKDLTGWKATGKADAWAVEGGNIVCKSGGGGYLLTDKEYGDFELKFSYRWSKEGGNSGIGLRTPAKGDPAYQGMEIQLIDDEGWEKVYKSKLAPYQHTGSIYDVQPAKQQANNPIGEWNHVRVVCKGRDVLVEQNGKELVKANLDDHKDRAEKNHPGLKRAKGHLGFQSYNIKVEFKDVVIKE, encoded by the coding sequence ATGCGCCACCTGCTCGTCGCCCTCGTCGCCGCCGCCGGCACCGCGTCCGCCCAGCCGCCCGGCGGCTTCACCCCGATCTTCAACGGCAAGGACCTGACCGGCTGGAAGGCCACCGGCAAGGCCGACGCCTGGGCCGTCGAGGGCGGCAACATCGTGTGCAAGAGCGGGGGCGGCGGCTACCTCCTCACCGACAAGGAGTACGGCGACTTCGAGCTGAAGTTCAGCTACCGGTGGTCGAAGGAGGGCGGCAACAGCGGCATCGGCCTCCGCACGCCGGCCAAGGGCGACCCCGCGTACCAGGGCATGGAGATCCAGCTCATCGACGACGAGGGCTGGGAGAAGGTGTACAAGTCGAAGCTGGCCCCGTACCAGCACACCGGGTCCATCTACGACGTGCAGCCGGCGAAGCAGCAGGCGAACAACCCGATCGGCGAGTGGAACCACGTCCGCGTGGTGTGCAAGGGGCGCGACGTGCTGGTCGAGCAGAACGGCAAGGAACTCGTGAAGGCGAACCTGGACGACCACAAGGACCGCGCCGAGAAGAACCACCCCGGCCTGAAGCGGGCGAAGGGGCACCTCGGGTTCCAGAGCTACAACATCAAGGTGGAGTTCAAGGACGTGGTGATCAAGGAATAG